One part of the Bacteroidales bacterium genome encodes these proteins:
- a CDS encoding caspase family protein, with product MNYKGRQIVRSSSKTIDNPNIDLTITALTNQDKADDITGLKNRFINAIYKNETLNNLIQKYPNLKIDIDIVPSEKIKRTWIFDAAFFWPFTGWFPYTPWWGSTDLTAKLAINIPNTTISDFKFNSSAPFSITHYPYYKAGRVLSETYSVAYNSLFDQISQFNFDELLKKSNSSPSLASNYNENGKYTFKFKSDVDNDIPELKHKNQNRFALIIGNEDYASQQTDITNEVNVDFARNDASAFKEYAIKSLNIPTENITFLLDATTGKMKQALDRISLLAKNSSGNAELFFFYAGHGLPDEVNKEPYLIPVDVSGNNVNDGIKLMDAYKKLTEYPCKRVTVFLDACFSGGARKQGLIAARGVKVKPKEDILNGNIVVFTASSGEQSSLAYKDKEHGLFTYYLLKKIKESKGNFTYQELSDYLMEQIGLKSVLINNKEQNPQTNVSSDIQDKWQNWKFN from the coding sequence ATGAACTACAAAGGTCGGCAAATTGTTAGATCGAGTAGCAAAACCATCGACAACCCAAATATCGATTTAACAATCACAGCACTTACAAATCAAGACAAAGCAGATGATATAACGGGATTGAAAAATAGATTTATCAATGCTATTTATAAGAATGAGACACTCAACAACCTTATCCAGAAATACCCTAACCTAAAAATTGATATTGACATTGTACCCTCCGAAAAGATAAAAAGAACATGGATATTTGATGCTGCCTTCTTTTGGCCGTTTACTGGATGGTTTCCTTACACACCTTGGTGGGGATCAACAGACTTAACAGCAAAGTTGGCTATAAATATTCCCAACACTACGATTAGCGATTTTAAGTTTAATTCTAGCGCACCCTTTAGCATTACCCATTATCCATACTACAAAGCCGGAAGGGTACTATCCGAAACGTATTCCGTAGCATACAACAGTTTATTCGATCAAATCAGCCAATTCAACTTTGATGAGTTATTGAAAAAGAGTAATTCCTCACCATCATTGGCATCCAATTATAATGAAAATGGAAAATACACATTCAAATTCAAATCGGATGTAGATAATGACATTCCAGAACTTAAACATAAAAACCAAAATCGGTTTGCGCTAATTATAGGCAATGAAGATTACGCCTCCCAGCAAACCGATATTACAAATGAGGTAAATGTAGATTTTGCCAGAAACGATGCTAGTGCATTTAAGGAATATGCCATAAAGTCGCTAAATATTCCTACCGAAAACATAACATTCCTCCTTGATGCTACAACAGGCAAAATGAAACAAGCCTTGGATAGAATTAGCTTACTGGCTAAAAACAGTTCGGGTAACGCGGAGCTATTCTTCTTCTACGCAGGACACGGCTTACCCGATGAGGTGAACAAAGAACCCTACCTAATACCTGTTGATGTTAGCGGTAATAACGTTAACGATGGGATTAAACTAATGGATGCCTATAAAAAATTAACCGAGTATCCTTGCAAAAGGGTTACTGTATTTCTTGATGCCTGTTTTAGCGGAGGTGCTCGCAAGCAAGGTTTAATTGCTGCAAGGGGAGTAAAAGTAAAACCTAAGGAAGATATACTTAACGGAAATATTGTGGTTTTCACTGCAAGTAGTGGTGAGCAATCATCGCTTGCATATAAAGATAAAGAACATGGGTTGTTTACATACTATTTGCTTAAAAAAATTAAAGAATCAAAAGGTAATTTCACCTATCAAGAATTGTCGGATTATTTAATGGAGCAAATTGGCCTTAAATCAGTATTGATAAACAATAAAGAACAAAATCCACAAACCAACGTAAGCTCCGACATTCAAGACAAATGGCAAAATTGGAAGTTTAATTAG
- a CDS encoding type II CRISPR RNA-guided endonuclease Cas9, whose product MKKILGLDLGTNSIGWALISENEAKKEIIGMGSRIIPMSQDILGEFDRGNSVSQTAERTGFRGVRRLRERHLLRRERLHRVLNIMGFLPRHYAESIDFEKNLGQFIDDSEPKLVYRINPITNRVEFIFQESFNEMMADFRKNQPRLLEKNKKIPYDWTIYYLRKKALTSRIEKEELGWLLLNFNQKRGYYQLRGEDEEEQQNKTVEFYSLKVIDVIDSGDKKGNNDIWYNVVLENGWIYRRTSKTPLDWKGKIKDFIVTTDIDENGNVKTDKEGKEKRSFRAPLEDDWTLIKKKTEADIDKSHKTVGSYIYETMLLNPTQKIKGKLVRTIERKFYKEELRQILEKQKEFHSELNDSTLYSACLEELYEFNDAHKNSIRGKDFTHLFLNDIIFYQRPLKTKKSLISNCQYETRTFIKDGKKEVEPLKCIAKSHSLFQEFRLWQFIHNLKIYVREKVVNGKIETDVNITNEFLKTDDDWVNLFDWLNGRKEIDQKAFLKYFKLKIETHRWNYIDDKENKKSYPCNETHFQIASRLAKVENLPDDFLTKEVEESLWHILYSVEDKKDIEKALKTFAVKHGLNEDFVEGFKKFPRIEKEYGSYSSKAIKKLLSLMRMGKYWNEESIPFEIKSRIELIVERLKSVDYIESKIDSIADDDIPKQILKSFVKCNNHYSGLNTYQACYAVYGRHSESGEIRNWETPADIEQYLREEFKQHSLRNPIVEQVITETLRVVKDIWKHYGNSEKNFFKEIHIELGREMKNPADKRKTMTNQMSENENTNLRIKAMLVELFNDGNIENVRPYSPNQQEILKLYEEGVLNAETDIPEDILKISKKSQPSKVEIERYKLWLAQRYCSPYTGEMIPLSKLFTTAYQIEHIIPQSRYFDDSLSNKVICEAEVNKDKDNSLAYEYIKNNSGKKIELSYGKEVTLFTLAAYEEHVKRSFSTSRGKMKKLLMEDIPETFINRQLNDSRYISKVVKGLLSNIVRTEDELESTSKNVLSSNGNITSILKQDWGLNDVWNNVITPRFERLNKLTGSNNFGQWTSKEGKQVFQTQVPLELQKGFVKKRIDHRHHAMDALVIACATRNHINYLNNEHARQKEDKTRFELRNMLRRIEEIEVDRIENGQKIRKKIKVAKEFHKPWKTFTQDAQSVLEGIVVSFKQNLRVINKSVNHYQKFVDGKKVLEKQIKGDSWAIRKPMHKDTVSGSVTLRFKKMVQLTVAIDSVEMIVDKSLRAKVKELLVQNNDKKKIVKFFKDIEYKWNDKDISRVEIYYLDNGNVASRVKVDESFNGEKIGNITDTGIQKIMLNHLNQEKYQNQLDESGKSILPETLAFSADGLDDLNANIVKLNNNKSHQPILKVRTFEPKGNKFNVGVTGNKRDKFVEAAKGTNLFFAVYQDKSSKRNYESIQLNHVIELQKQGFMPVPELNEKGDKLLFYLSPNDLVYVPNEEEQENPHLVNFSKLQEEQVSKVYKMVSCSGNQCFFIRNNIANSIVNKVEFSALNKMEKSIEGTMIKEFCWKLKVDRLGNITEVNGKPIL is encoded by the coding sequence ATGAAAAAGATTTTAGGACTTGATCTGGGAACTAACTCAATTGGGTGGGCGTTGATTAGCGAAAACGAAGCGAAAAAAGAAATTATAGGAATGGGTAGTAGAATTATACCTATGAGTCAAGATATCCTAGGCGAATTTGATAGGGGTAATTCCGTTTCACAAACAGCAGAAAGGACAGGTTTTAGAGGAGTACGCCGATTACGTGAAAGGCATTTGCTGCGCCGTGAACGATTGCACAGAGTATTGAATATTATGGGCTTTCTTCCTAGGCATTATGCAGAATCTATTGATTTCGAAAAGAATTTAGGGCAATTTATAGATGATTCTGAACCAAAATTGGTTTATCGAATAAACCCAATAACCAATAGGGTTGAATTTATCTTTCAAGAATCCTTTAATGAAATGATGGCTGATTTTAGAAAGAATCAACCCCGTTTATTAGAGAAAAACAAAAAGATCCCTTACGATTGGACGATATATTATTTACGTAAAAAGGCTTTGACCTCTAGGATTGAAAAAGAAGAGTTGGGTTGGCTTCTTTTGAATTTCAATCAAAAGCGAGGGTATTATCAGTTGCGTGGAGAAGATGAAGAAGAACAGCAAAATAAAACGGTTGAGTTTTATTCGCTTAAAGTCATTGATGTTATTGATAGTGGAGATAAAAAAGGAAACAATGATATTTGGTATAATGTGGTTTTGGAGAATGGATGGATTTATAGACGAACAAGTAAAACACCTCTAGATTGGAAGGGGAAGATTAAAGATTTTATTGTAACAACCGATATTGACGAAAATGGAAATGTAAAAACAGATAAAGAAGGGAAAGAGAAACGTTCATTCAGAGCACCATTGGAGGACGATTGGACATTAATCAAGAAAAAAACTGAAGCGGACATCGACAAGAGCCATAAAACTGTTGGCTCATACATTTATGAAACAATGCTTTTAAATCCCACTCAGAAAATAAAAGGGAAATTGGTAAGAACAATTGAACGCAAGTTTTATAAAGAGGAGTTAAGGCAAATTCTTGAGAAACAAAAAGAGTTTCATTCAGAATTGAACGATTCTACCCTTTATTCTGCTTGTTTAGAAGAACTATACGAATTTAACGATGCACATAAAAATAGTATTAGAGGTAAAGATTTCACACATCTCTTTTTGAATGATATTATTTTCTATCAGCGACCATTAAAAACCAAGAAATCTTTAATCAGTAATTGTCAGTATGAGACGAGAACTTTTATTAAAGATGGGAAAAAAGAGGTAGAACCCCTAAAATGTATTGCCAAGTCGCATTCTTTATTTCAAGAATTTAGATTGTGGCAGTTCATTCACAATCTGAAAATATACGTCCGAGAAAAAGTGGTAAATGGTAAAATTGAAACCGATGTTAACATTACCAACGAATTTTTAAAAACCGATGATGATTGGGTTAATCTATTTGATTGGCTTAATGGTAGAAAAGAAATTGATCAAAAGGCTTTCTTGAAATATTTCAAATTAAAGATTGAAACACATCGATGGAATTATATTGATGATAAGGAGAATAAAAAAAGTTATCCATGCAACGAAACCCATTTTCAAATAGCCTCCCGTTTGGCAAAAGTTGAAAACCTTCCTGATGATTTCTTGACTAAAGAGGTTGAAGAGTCGCTATGGCATATCCTTTATTCGGTGGAAGATAAAAAGGACATTGAGAAAGCTCTAAAGACCTTTGCAGTAAAGCATGGATTGAACGAAGATTTTGTTGAAGGTTTCAAGAAATTCCCTCGGATTGAAAAGGAGTATGGCTCATACTCCTCAAAAGCAATCAAGAAATTGTTATCGTTAATGCGTATGGGAAAGTATTGGAATGAAGAATCAATACCATTTGAAATTAAAAGCAGAATAGAATTAATTGTTGAGCGATTGAAATCTGTAGATTATATTGAAAGTAAGATTGATTCAATAGCCGATGATGATATTCCAAAACAAATTTTAAAAAGTTTTGTAAAGTGTAATAATCATTATAGCGGATTAAATACCTATCAGGCTTGCTATGCAGTTTATGGCAGGCACTCGGAATCTGGTGAAATCAGAAATTGGGAAACCCCTGCCGATATTGAGCAATACCTACGAGAAGAATTTAAGCAGCATTCACTTCGAAATCCTATTGTTGAGCAGGTAATAACCGAAACGTTGAGGGTTGTAAAGGATATTTGGAAGCATTATGGCAATAGTGAGAAGAATTTTTTCAAGGAGATTCATATTGAGTTGGGGCGTGAAATGAAAAATCCTGCCGATAAGCGCAAAACAATGACTAATCAGATGTCTGAGAATGAGAATACAAATTTGAGGATTAAAGCAATGCTTGTTGAGTTATTTAATGACGGGAATATTGAAAATGTTCGCCCTTACTCTCCAAACCAGCAGGAAATACTCAAATTATACGAGGAAGGCGTTTTGAATGCTGAAACTGATATTCCTGAAGATATCCTGAAAATATCAAAAAAGTCACAACCCTCAAAAGTCGAAATTGAGCGATATAAACTCTGGTTAGCACAGAGGTACTGTTCCCCATACACTGGTGAAATGATACCTTTATCTAAACTTTTCACAACAGCATATCAAATAGAACATATAATACCTCAATCCCGCTATTTTGATGACTCCTTAAGCAATAAGGTTATATGCGAGGCTGAAGTAAATAAGGATAAAGACAATAGTTTGGCTTACGAGTACATTAAAAATAATAGTGGTAAAAAAATTGAATTGAGCTATGGTAAAGAGGTTACCCTTTTTACACTCGCTGCCTATGAGGAACATGTTAAGCGAAGTTTCTCAACTAGTAGGGGTAAAATGAAGAAACTGTTAATGGAGGATATTCCTGAAACTTTTATTAACCGACAATTAAATGATAGTCGCTACATCAGCAAGGTGGTTAAGGGGCTGTTGTCAAACATCGTTCGAACAGAAGATGAACTGGAGAGTACTTCAAAAAATGTATTATCAAGCAATGGTAATATTACATCAATACTAAAACAGGATTGGGGATTAAATGATGTTTGGAATAATGTCATAACACCTCGTTTCGAGCGGTTAAATAAACTTACTGGTAGTAATAATTTTGGTCAATGGACCAGTAAGGAGGGGAAACAAGTTTTTCAAACACAGGTGCCATTGGAATTGCAAAAAGGTTTTGTGAAAAAGAGGATTGACCATAGACATCATGCAATGGATGCGTTGGTTATTGCCTGTGCTACACGGAATCATATTAACTATCTGAACAATGAACACGCAAGGCAAAAAGAGGATAAAACTCGCTTTGAGTTACGCAATATGCTCCGAAGAATTGAGGAAATTGAAGTTGATAGGATTGAAAATGGCCAGAAAATCAGAAAGAAAATTAAAGTAGCCAAAGAGTTTCACAAGCCCTGGAAAACATTTACTCAAGATGCTCAATCTGTACTAGAGGGTATTGTGGTTAGTTTCAAACAAAACTTAAGGGTAATTAATAAAAGTGTGAACCATTATCAAAAGTTTGTTGACGGTAAAAAAGTTCTTGAAAAGCAAATCAAAGGAGATAGTTGGGCAATTCGAAAACCTATGCACAAGGATACCGTTTCAGGTAGCGTTACTCTGCGGTTTAAAAAAATGGTTCAACTTACGGTTGCAATTGATAGCGTAGAAATGATAGTTGATAAATCCTTAAGAGCAAAAGTAAAAGAGCTATTAGTACAGAACAATGATAAAAAGAAAATTGTCAAATTTTTTAAAGACATTGAGTATAAATGGAACGATAAGGACATTTCGAGAGTCGAAATCTACTACTTGGATAATGGAAATGTAGCATCAAGAGTGAAAGTTGACGAAAGTTTTAATGGTGAAAAAATTGGTAATATTACCGATACAGGTATTCAAAAGATAATGTTAAATCACTTGAATCAGGAGAAATATCAAAATCAATTAGATGAGAGTGGAAAATCGATACTGCCTGAAACACTGGCTTTTTCTGCTGATGGCTTGGATGATTTGAATGCAAATATTGTAAAACTCAACAATAATAAATCCCACCAACCAATACTCAAGGTTCGAACATTTGAACCCAAAGGGAATAAGTTTAATGTAGGTGTTACTGGTAATAAAAGAGATAAATTTGTTGAAGCTGCTAAAGGGACAAACCTGTTTTTTGCTGTATATCAAGATAAATCAAGTAAACGAAATTATGAATCTATTCAATTAAATCATGTTATTGAATTGCAGAAACAAGGTTTTATGCCAGTACCCGAATTGAATGAGAAAGGTGATAAACTATTATTTTATCTTTCTCCCAATGATTTGGTCTATGTTCCAAATGAAGAGGAGCAAGAGAATCCTCATTTGGTAAATTTTTCAAAATTGCAAGAAGAGCAGGTAAGTAAAGTTTATAAAATGGTTAGTTGCTCTGGAAATCAATGTTTTTTTATCAGAAATAATATTGCAAACTCTATTGTTAACAAAGTGGAATTTTCTGCTTTAAATAAAATGGAGAAATCTATTGAGGGTACAATGATAAAAGAATTTTGTTGGAAACTCAAAGTCGACCGCCTTGGCAATATTACCGAAGTCAACGGGAAACCAATTTTATAA
- a CDS encoding copper-translocating P-type ATPase, translating to MTKVIYPVTGMSCAGCSGSVESMLKSQAGVTDAGVNLANHTAWVDFNEKQISPAKLQEVIRSIGYDLIIDSVDTNKSVSEAREKNIHSLKTKTILSSIFSIPVVVLGMVFMNWQYSPWISMVLSIVVVFWFGRTFYINAIKQAKHFKANMDALVALSTFIAFSFSLFNTIWPEFWHNRGLHPHVYYESAAVIITFILLGKYLEEKAKGKTSSSIRKLMGLQPTTVTLLKNHVLVEVPIHEVVANDLVVVKPGDRIPVDGSVSDGSSFVDESTITGEPLPVFKSVDNKVFAGTINQKGTLTIKAEQVGSETILSHIIKMVEQAQGSKAPVQQLADRIAGIFVPTVMGIAILSMIIWILFGGEKGVIQGILALVTVLAVACPCALGLATPTAIMVGVGKGAENNILIKDAESLEIAHKINTVVLDKTGTITEGKPEVVDKIWIEGLSDFKTYQEILYSIESLSEHPLAEAVVKYLGLKTNSPLKTAHFEALTGLGIKAHINDEIFLVGSEKLMLDNGISFSDSIKNKILQWEQDSNTVIFFSDQKQVIAAIVIADAIKLTSKQAISKLKEIGIDVIMLTGDNKSTAASVASKVGITRFEASMLPSDKGEYIKKLQSEGRIVAMIGDGINDSQALAQADVSIAMGKGSDIAMEIAKITIITSDLNQIAKAIQLSKQTMKTIKQNLFWAFIYNLIGIPLAAGILYPFTGFQFDPMIAGAAMAMSSVSVVSNSLRLRKIKLN from the coding sequence ATGACAAAAGTAATTTACCCTGTAACGGGCATGTCGTGTGCTGGTTGCTCGGGCAGCGTTGAATCAATGCTCAAATCACAAGCAGGAGTTACCGATGCAGGAGTTAACCTAGCAAACCATACCGCCTGGGTTGACTTTAACGAAAAACAGATATCACCTGCCAAGCTACAAGAGGTAATTCGCTCAATAGGTTACGATCTAATTATTGATTCCGTTGATACTAATAAATCGGTTAGCGAAGCACGGGAGAAGAACATCCACTCGCTAAAAACGAAAACAATTCTATCATCCATATTCTCCATACCAGTTGTAGTTCTTGGTATGGTTTTCATGAACTGGCAATACTCACCTTGGATATCGATGGTTCTCTCTATCGTTGTTGTCTTCTGGTTTGGACGGACCTTTTATATCAACGCCATTAAGCAGGCAAAGCATTTTAAGGCAAACATGGATGCGCTTGTTGCGCTAAGCACTTTTATTGCCTTTTCATTTAGCCTATTCAACACAATATGGCCTGAATTCTGGCATAATCGTGGTTTACACCCACATGTTTACTACGAGTCGGCAGCAGTAATCATAACCTTCATACTCCTTGGCAAATACTTAGAGGAGAAAGCAAAGGGAAAAACATCATCATCAATCCGTAAGCTAATGGGTCTTCAGCCCACAACTGTAACGCTATTAAAAAACCATGTACTTGTTGAAGTTCCTATCCACGAGGTAGTAGCAAACGATTTGGTAGTTGTAAAGCCAGGCGATAGAATTCCTGTTGATGGCTCTGTGTCCGATGGCTCATCGTTCGTTGATGAAAGCACCATTACTGGTGAACCACTGCCAGTATTTAAATCAGTAGACAACAAAGTTTTTGCAGGTACAATCAACCAAAAAGGAACGCTAACTATTAAGGCGGAGCAGGTTGGTTCGGAGACTATTTTAAGCCATATAATTAAGATGGTTGAGCAAGCGCAAGGAAGTAAAGCACCCGTTCAGCAACTTGCCGATAGAATTGCGGGAATATTTGTTCCAACCGTAATGGGAATTGCGATACTTAGCATGATTATCTGGATTTTATTTGGTGGCGAAAAAGGGGTTATACAAGGAATACTTGCGCTGGTAACCGTTTTGGCTGTTGCCTGCCCTTGCGCCCTTGGACTTGCCACTCCAACGGCCATAATGGTAGGTGTAGGAAAAGGTGCTGAGAACAACATCCTAATAAAGGACGCTGAGAGCCTTGAGATTGCCCATAAAATCAACACCGTTGTACTCGATAAAACAGGGACAATTACCGAGGGAAAACCCGAAGTAGTTGACAAAATATGGATTGAAGGTCTTTCAGATTTTAAAACATATCAGGAGATATTATATTCCATTGAATCATTATCAGAACACCCCCTTGCTGAAGCGGTAGTTAAATATCTAGGATTAAAAACTAACTCACCCCTAAAAACAGCTCACTTCGAAGCATTAACGGGGTTGGGTATTAAGGCACATATTAATGATGAAATCTTTCTGGTTGGAAGCGAAAAATTGATGCTTGACAATGGGATATCTTTTTCGGACTCCATAAAAAACAAGATATTGCAATGGGAGCAGGATTCAAACACAGTAATCTTCTTCTCAGATCAAAAACAGGTTATTGCTGCAATTGTCATTGCAGATGCAATAAAACTAACATCAAAACAAGCCATTTCTAAGCTTAAGGAAATTGGCATTGATGTAATTATGCTCACAGGCGATAACAAATCAACTGCCGCTTCCGTTGCCAGTAAAGTGGGAATTACCCGATTTGAGGCCAGTATGCTCCCATCCGATAAAGGTGAGTATATCAAGAAACTTCAATCGGAAGGTAGGATTGTTGCTATGATTGGCGATGGCATAAACGATTCTCAAGCACTTGCTCAAGCCGATGTAAGTATAGCTATGGGCAAAGGTTCTGATATTGCCATGGAGATTGCAAAAATTACTATTATCACCTCGGATCTTAATCAAATTGCCAAAGCAATTCAGCTTTCAAAACAAACCATGAAAACGATTAAGCAGAATCTTTTCTGGGCTTTTATCTACAACCTTATTGGAATTCCCCTTGCAGCAGGGATACTCTACCCATTCACAGGATTTCAGTTCGACCCAATGATTGCTGGTGCCGCAATGGCTATGAGCTCTGTTTCGGTGGTTTCAAATAGCCTAAGGCTTAGAAAAATTAAACTGAATTAG